One genomic segment of bacterium includes these proteins:
- a CDS encoding RNA polymerase sigma factor — TQRTFIRCYLNLRRYDPRRPFRPWLYRIHLNGCKSAARNRGRRSERFVSVDSAILPVDPVESTGVEEIILRQIDRLPPRQKAAFILIEIENHTSPEAAEILGCSDSTVRVHLARAKETLRRRLTELGIEY; from the coding sequence ACGCAGCGCACGTTCATCCGCTGCTATCTGAATCTCCGGAGATACGATCCGCGGCGTCCGTTCCGTCCATGGCTCTATCGCATTCATCTGAACGGCTGCAAATCGGCGGCGCGCAACAGGGGTCGTCGCAGCGAGCGGTTCGTTTCCGTGGACTCGGCAATCCTACCGGTTGATCCGGTCGAGTCCACCGGCGTTGAAGAGATTATACTGCGGCAGATTGACCGGTTGCCGCCCCGTCAGAAGGCTGCGTTCATTCTGATCGAGATCGAAAACCACACGTCGCCGGAAGCGGCGGAGATATTGGGTTGTTCCGATTCCACCGTTCGCGTGCATCTGGCCCGAGCGAAGGAAACGTTGCG